The window CGCTGAAGTGCTGTCCCTGGGCCGCTTCTCACTCCAGTTTCGCTACTGGAAATGGGGGACGGCCGAGGCCTTATTTGTGACAGTTGAGGAAGCGAACCGCCGGCTGTTCCGCCGCTGGTTTGCCCAGCGTGATCGGCGTGCCATGCCCCCGCAAGCTGTTTTGCTCGCTGGGCTTCGGCAGGCTTTTATCGCCCAGGAGCGCGAGGTGTTAAAAGAAACAGTACTGCTGGCCCAGGAACACGGCGCAGCGCTGCCGCAGGAGGCAGCGGACTGGGCCCAGTGGGCCATGAATTGAGCCAATTGGCAAGGGTTTTGGCATCGCCACCTCTGCTATGCTGAACGCCAGCAGCGCCATGCCCCAGCAGTGTCTGGGCGCAGCGGCTGGGTGGGCCCCCATAGGCCCCAGGGTGGAGACAGGTCAAGTTGGCCTGTCTCCTGCCTTGTTGGGCGGTGCCAAGGCGCGGCGCTGGCTGCAGGAGGTGGGGTATGGCAAATACAAGGAAAATGCTGGCGCTTGCGCTGTTGCTGTCCGGCTCGGCGCTGGCGGCGGGTTCAGAGGGCAGCGCGCAGCTGCTGTTCAGCCTGTTCTGGGTGGTGCTGGCGGCGACCCTGTGCGGCGCGCTGGCGGGGCGGCTGGGCATTCCGGCGGTGGTGGGGCAGGTGGGGGCAGGCCTCCTGATTGGGCCTGGGGTGCTGAATCTGGTGCAGGTGAACGATGTGCTACTCAGTCTGGCTGAACTGGGGGCGGTGTTCCTGCTGTTCATGGTAGGCCTGGAAACCCGCTTCCGCGACCTGCTGGCGGTGGGCAAGGAAGCGGTGGCCGTGGCGCTGCTGGGCATTGCCCTGCCGCTGGGCCTGGGGCTGGCGTTTGGGCTGTGGCAGAACCACGGGTTGCTCACGGCGCTGTTTATCGGCACGGCCCTGGTGGCGACCTCGGTGGGCATTACCGCCAAGGTGCTGCAGGAGCTGGGGCTGCTGGACGCCCGTTTCGCCCAGATCATCCTGGGCGCAGCCATCATTGACGACATTCTGGGCCTCACCCTGCTGGCAGTGGTGGGCAGCCTGGGCGCCGGAGAGAGCGTGGGTGCAGGCAAGGTGGCCCTGATTCTGGGTCTCAGCCTGGGGTTCGTGGCGCTGGTGCTGGCCCTGGGCCTCCCCCTGATCCGCCGCTTCGAGCCGCGTCTGCGCAGCCTGAGCCTCTCGCGCATGTTCAATGTGGCGGTCGTGGTGGGCCTGGGGGTGGCGGCCCTGAGCACCGTGGCGGGGCTGGCACCGATCATCGGGGCCTTTCTGGCGGGCATGGTGCTGGCCGAAGTCAAGGACGAGCTGGAGTTTGAAAGCAAGGTGCATGCGCTGGAAGCTTTTCTGGCCCCCATCTTCTTCGTGGTGGTGGGGCTGCAGGTGGACCTGGGCGTGCTGGGCAGCGCCGCCGTGCTGATCTCGGGCGGTGTGCTGACCCTGCTGGCGGTGGCCGGCAAGCTGCTGGGCGGCGTGCTGGGGGCGCGTGGCCTGGGCCGGGACGCGTGGCTGGTGGGCGTGGGCATGGTCCCGCGCGGCGAGGTGGGCCTGATTGTGATCAGCCTGGGGCTGGCGGCCGGCATCATTACGGGGCCGGTGTATGCCCAGGTGCTGCTGATGGTGCTGCTGACCACCGTGCTGGCCCCGCTGGCGCTGCGCGTGCTGGCGCGGCGGGTCCAGCCCACGTAAGGGGCAGGGGCTGGCGCGGCCGTTGGAGCGGTCTACCCAGGCGCGCCGAATGGGGGAGAGGGGTTGTCCGGTTGTTGGGGCAACCCCTCTCGCTTAGGACGGGCGCCGCCTGACGCCAACCTCGCCCGCCCCTGCTGGAAACGCGCTGTTCTCCTCCCCGGGTGCGCTACCCTGCGGGGATGCCGGACGCCGCCCCTGCCCCCCGTCCCCGCCTGCGCCTGCGGGTATCGCCTGCCGCCGAAAGCCACCTGCGCGCCGGGCATCCGTGGGTGTACGAGTCCAGCCTGCGTGGGCAAAACCGCGAGGGGAAGGCGGGCGAACTGGCCGTGATCTACGACCGCCGCGACCGCTTCCTGGCTATCGGCCTGTACGACCCCGGCAGTCCACTGCGCGTGCGGGTGCTGCACCAGGGCGCGCCCGTCACCCTGGACGACGGCTGGTGGGCCGCCCACCTGGACGCCGCCCTGGCCCGCCGCGCCCCGCTGTTCGGCCCGGAGACCGACGGCTACCGCGTGATCAACGGCGAATCCGACGGCTGGCCGGGGCTGGTGGTGGACCGTTACGCGCACACGCTGGTGCTCAAGCTGTACACCGCCGCGTGGTTCGCGCACCTGGACCGGGTGCTGGCGCTGCTGGAGGCCCGGTTTGCAGACTTTGCCGTGGTGCTGCGCCTCAGCCGCAACATTCAGGAGAAGGCCGCCGCCACCGGGCTGCACGACGGGCAGGTGCTGCGCGGTGACGTGGGAGAGGGCACCGTCGTGTTCCACGAAACCGGGCTGGCCTTTGAGGCGGATGTGGTGCGCGGCCAGAAAACCGGCTTCTTTCTGGATCAGCGCGAGAACCGCCGCCGGGTCGAAAAGTATGCCCGGGACCGCCGGGTGCTGAATGCCTTTTCCTTCAGCGGGGGCTTTTCGCTGTACGCCGCGCGGGGTGGGGCGCGCGAGGTGGTCAGCCTGGACATCAGCGCGCACGCCCTGGCGAGTGCGGCGCGCAACTTCGCCCTGAACCCGGGCCTGAGTGCCCCCCACGAAACGGTGCAGGCGGACGTGTTCGAGTGGCTGGCCCAGACCCGGCGCACCTTTGATCTGGTGGTTCTGGACCCGCCCTCGCTGGCACGCCGCGAACAGGAGCGGGCCGGGGCCATACGGGCGTATGGCAAGCTGGCGGCCGACGGCCTGCGCCGACTGGAGCGCGGGGGGGTGCTGCTCAGCGCCTCGTGCTCGGCCCATGTGAGCGCGGAGGAGTTCTGGAACGCGGTGCGGGACGCCGCCACCCGCAGCGGTCGCCCCTGGCGTGAGCTGCTCACGACCCAGCACGCCCCAGACCACCACGCGACCTTCCCGGAAGCGCAGTACCTCAAGGCCATTTACCTGCAACTGGATTGAGCGGGGCGCACAGCGGCGGCGGACCGGGCTGACAGCGGTTGCCCGTTCCACCCATGGGCCAAACAGCGGCCCCAACAGTAATGAAGGGACTGCTGTGTTTGACAGACACTCACTTTGTTTGCCCCAGAGGCACCCTGAGTCTCTGCTCTCAATGCTGCTGGGGTCTGCGGGGAGCCGACTTTGGAGCAGCGGGGTGTGGGGACGGGCTCTGCGTGGGCAGAGGCGTCAGTTTCATGCGTACTCCACTTTCTCTGCTTGGCGCGTTGATGCGTCTCCCAGTGTTCACGCGCTGGCCGGGCGGCCCGAATCCCTACCCGTTCACCAGTCCGGGGCAGGGGTTGGCCGAGCGGTTGCCCAGCAGTAGGGCTTCTACTTCAGCAGCGGGCACCGGGCGGCCCAGATGGTAGCCCTGGCCCGCCGGACAGCCCAAACGGGCCAGCAGGTCGCGCTGCTCGCCGGTTTCGACCCCCTCGCCCACCACATGAAACTGCAGGGCCTGCCCCAGGGTGATCAGTGTGGCAATCAGGGCGCTGGCCTTGCGCCGGGTCACGGCGGTGTCGCCGGGCTGGGGCAGGAACGAGCGGTCAATCTTCAGGTCGTCAATGGGAATGTGGCGCAGCAGGCCCAGGCTGCTCTGGCCGGTGCCAAAGTCGTCCAGCGAAATCCGCACGCCCAGCGCCCGTAGCCGCCCCAGCTGGCGGGTGGCCGCCGCCACGTCCTGCAGCACCGTGCGCTCGGTGAGCTCCAGCACCAGACAGCGGGCAGGCAGGCCCGTGGCTTCCAGGGCCTCGCGCACCGTGGAGGTGAAGTTCTGCTTGTTGAACTGCACCGGGCTGACATTCACGCTGACGGTCAGGCCGGGCTGCAGGTGCTGCCACGCGGCCACCTGCCGGCAGGCCTCGCGCAGCACCCAGGCGCCCAGCGGCACGATCAGGCTGCTTTCCTCGGCCACCGGAATGAACTTGGCAGGCGGCACGGCGCCCTGGACCGGGTGCTGCCAGCGCAGCAGCGCCTCAAAGCCGCGCAGGGTGCCCGTATCCAGGTCCACCTGCGGCTGGTAGTGCAGGGTAAAGGCCTGCTGGCCCAGGGCCTCTCGCAGGTCACGTTCCAGATCGGCGCGTTCGCTGGCTTCTTCGGCCATTGGCGCGGAAAAGGTGCGCACGTCGTTTTTGCCCTCTTGCTTGGCGCGGTACATGGCCACGTCGGCGTGTTTTTGCAGCGTGGTCACGTCGTGGCCGTCCTGCGGCGAAACCGCCACCCCAATCGAGGCCGTGACGTGCAGTTCGCGCTCCCCCACCACAAAGGGTGCGGCCAGCGCCCGCAGAATCTTGCGCGCCACCCGCTCGGCGTCGGCGGCCTGCCGCAGCCCCGGCAGCAGCAGCGTGAATTCGTCGCCCCCCATGCGCGCCACGAGGTCGCCGCGCCGCACGCAGCGGGTCAGGCGCTGGCCCACCTGCTGCAGCAGGGCGTCGCCCACATTGTGCCCCAGCGTGTCGTTGATCTGCTTGAAGCGGTCCAGGTCAATAAACAGAATGCCCAGGTGCTGTCCGCCCAGCTCGCGCAGCAGGCGCTCGGTCTCGGCCTGAAAGTACGCGCGGTTGGCCAGCCCGGTCAGGGCGTCGTGGGCGGCGCGGTAGGCCAGATGGTCCTGCGCCTGCTGCAGCGCCGTGTTCACCTCCGACAGTTCCAGGTTGCGCCGCCGCTCGGCTTCGGCCTCGCGCTTGTGCAGTTCCAGCTGCATCTGGGCGCCCAGCACCTTGGCGCGGCGCTCGTTGTCCTGCTGGTGCAGTTCGTGGTTCAGGGCGGCGGCGGCCTGGCTGTAGGCGTAGGCGTCGGCCCACAGCGCCTGCGCGGCGCAGACCTCGGCCAGAAAGCCCAGCAGGTTGCGCTCCTGCACCTTCAGGTCGTAGGCGCGCGCGGTGTCCAGCGCCGAACGCAACTCGGCATGCGCGGCGTCCAGTTCGCCCAGCAGGTGCAGGGCCCGGCCATAGCCCGACTGCAAGTTCACGAGGTGCTCGCGGTTGCCCAGAGCCTGCGCCATCGGCAGGGTCTGGCGGGCCAGTTCGGCAGCGCGCGCGGCCTCGCCCTGCGACACCAGCGCGTGCGTGACATACGCCTGCATCACGGCCTCGTTCTGGCGCAGCTTCAGGTCGTGCAGCACCGGCAGGTGTTCCGCCGCCAGCGCCACCGCCTCGGCGTGGCGGCCCAGGTAATAGAAGGTGACCACGGTGTTCACCGTGGCGATGGAATGCCCCACCCGGTGGCCCAGCGCCAGGGCGACCTCGCTGGCCTGGCGCTGGGCTTCGAGCGCGAGGTCGTACTCGCCGATATTCATGCGCAGCACGCCAATGTTGATCAGAATGCGCATCTGGTTTTCCTGGTCGCCGGTCAGCTGGGTCAGGCGCAGGGCCTCCAGGTAATGCTCCATGGCCTGCCCGAATTCGCCCTGCACCCGGGCATTGATGCCCAGGCCACTCAGGGCGCGCGCTTCAACCAGGCTCAGGCCGTGGGTGCGGGCCAGCGCCCGGGCCTGCTGGTTGGCCTGCGTGGCGTCCGCGTAGCGCGAATTGTAAAAGTACACGCTGCTGAGAATCACCAGGGCCAGCCCCTCGCCTTCCACGTTGCGCTGGGCGCGCGCCTGTTCCAGGGCGCCCAGCAAGAGCGCCTCGGCCTGGGCAGTGTCGCAGAAACTCAGGGCTTCGGCCTGCTGCAGCAGGGCCTGCAGCGAGGACGCAGCCTCGGCACCGGAAGCGGGCCGGGCCTGGGAACGACGGGGCATACCGTACGCTAGCCCACCCACCATCACAGGGCCCTGACCAGCGCCGGGGCCGCTCAGGTCTTCATCTGGGCCGGCCGGGGGCTGGGCAGGGGCGCGCGCCCAGCCCTACCGGCCGCCCATCCGCAAAAAGTCGCGCTGGTCGCAGGCGCGGCCGTTGCCGTCGGGGTCGCGCCCTGCGCTGTAGGCGGCTTCATGGCGGCGCAGGTCCTTGAGGCCCAGGGGCACCAGCACGGCGCAGCTTCCCCCCATGTTCACGGCGGCGCGCAGCATCCAGCCGAACTGCCCGCCCACCTTCACCGCACACCAGACTGGCGAGCAGCGCTGGATCTCCAGGCGCTCATTGACCGCCACCACCCGCAATGCAGCCGAGCGCGTGGTGGGCTGGGGAAAGAGGGCGGTGCCCTGGGCCGCCCAGCCGGCCGCCGCCTCCGCCTGGGTGACCAGGCAGAGGGCCACGCACAGCGCGCGCACACCGGGCCGAAGAAGGGTCATGGCGGGGTTCAGTGTACCCGGCCCCGGCGCCGCGTTCCTTCATGAAGGGTGGCGCTGAATACGGTGCCGGGACCAGCCTTCATGGGCGGGCCTTTACCCTTCTGGGGCAACTTCAGGGTCGTCGGCGGTCTGGTCCGGTAGGGCCAGGAAGGTAGCCACGATCTGCGGGTCGAACTGTTTACCGCTGGACTCGCGCAGCCACGCGCGGGCGGCGGCCGGGGTCCAGGCGGCCTTGTAGGGCCGCGCGCTGATCAGGGCGTCGTACACGTCCACCACGCTGAAAATCCGCGCCAGCAGGGGAATGGCCTCGCCGCGCAGGCCGTCGGGGTAGCCGCTGCCGTCCCAGCGTTCATGGTGAAAGCGCACAATTTCGCGCACCTCGCGCGGCACAAAGGCCTCGTCGCGTAGCATCTGGTCACCCAGCACCACATGGCGCTCAATGGCCTGCCGCTCCTCGGGGTCCAGGGGGCCGGGCTTGCGCAGCAGCTGATCGCTGACCCCCACCTTGCCCAGGTCGTGCAGGTACGCGCCCCAACGGAGCTGTTGAAGCTGGGTGTCGTTCAGGCCCAGCGCCTGCCCCAGCGCCAGCGCGGCGTGGGTCACGCGGTCGGTGTGCCCAAAGGTCTCGCCGTCGCGGCTTTCGAGCACCCGGCCCAGGGCGCGTAGCGCGGCTTCGCGGGTCTGCTCTAGGTGTTCCAGGTGGGCGCTGCGTTCCAGTGCCTGCTCAATGCGCGCCGAGACGGTTTCCAGCAGGGTCTGCAGGTCGCGCGGGATCTCGGCGGGGCGGTGCATGTTCAGCAGGAACACTACCCCCACCGTGCGCTCCGCGCGC of the Deinococcus aquaedulcis genome contains:
- a CDS encoding 23S rRNA (cytosine(2499)-C(5))-methyltransferase; protein product: MPDAAPAPRPRLRLRVSPAAESHLRAGHPWVYESSLRGQNREGKAGELAVIYDRRDRFLAIGLYDPGSPLRVRVLHQGAPVTLDDGWWAAHLDAALARRAPLFGPETDGYRVINGESDGWPGLVVDRYAHTLVLKLYTAAWFAHLDRVLALLEARFADFAVVLRLSRNIQEKAAATGLHDGQVLRGDVGEGTVVFHETGLAFEADVVRGQKTGFFLDQRENRRRVEKYARDRRVLNAFSFSGGFSLYAARGGAREVVSLDISAHALASAARNFALNPGLSAPHETVQADVFEWLAQTRRTFDLVVLDPPSLARREQERAGAIRAYGKLAADGLRRLERGGVLLSASCSAHVSAEEFWNAVRDAATRSGRPWRELLTTQHAPDHHATFPEAQYLKAIYLQLD
- a CDS encoding SH3 domain-containing protein is translated as MTLLRPGVRALCVALCLVTQAEAAAGWAAQGTALFPQPTTRSAALRVVAVNERLEIQRCSPVWCAVKVGGQFGWMLRAAVNMGGSCAVLVPLGLKDLRRHEAAYSAGRDPDGNGRACDQRDFLRMGGR
- a CDS encoding cation:proton antiporter, with the translated sequence MANTRKMLALALLLSGSALAAGSEGSAQLLFSLFWVVLAATLCGALAGRLGIPAVVGQVGAGLLIGPGVLNLVQVNDVLLSLAELGAVFLLFMVGLETRFRDLLAVGKEAVAVALLGIALPLGLGLAFGLWQNHGLLTALFIGTALVATSVGITAKVLQELGLLDARFAQIILGAAIIDDILGLTLLAVVGSLGAGESVGAGKVALILGLSLGFVALVLALGLPLIRRFEPRLRSLSLSRMFNVAVVVGLGVAALSTVAGLAPIIGAFLAGMVLAEVKDELEFESKVHALEAFLAPIFFVVVGLQVDLGVLGSAAVLISGGVLTLLAVAGKLLGGVLGARGLGRDAWLVGVGMVPRGEVGLIVISLGLAAGIITGPVYAQVLLMVLLTTVLAPLALRVLARRVQPT
- a CDS encoding EAL domain-containing protein, which produces MPRRSQARPASGAEAASSLQALLQQAEALSFCDTAQAEALLLGALEQARAQRNVEGEGLALVILSSVYFYNSRYADATQANQQARALARTHGLSLVEARALSGLGINARVQGEFGQAMEHYLEALRLTQLTGDQENQMRILINIGVLRMNIGEYDLALEAQRQASEVALALGHRVGHSIATVNTVVTFYYLGRHAEAVALAAEHLPVLHDLKLRQNEAVMQAYVTHALVSQGEAARAAELARQTLPMAQALGNREHLVNLQSGYGRALHLLGELDAAHAELRSALDTARAYDLKVQERNLLGFLAEVCAAQALWADAYAYSQAAAALNHELHQQDNERRAKVLGAQMQLELHKREAEAERRRNLELSEVNTALQQAQDHLAYRAAHDALTGLANRAYFQAETERLLRELGGQHLGILFIDLDRFKQINDTLGHNVGDALLQQVGQRLTRCVRRGDLVARMGGDEFTLLLPGLRQAADAERVARKILRALAAPFVVGERELHVTASIGVAVSPQDGHDVTTLQKHADVAMYRAKQEGKNDVRTFSAPMAEEASERADLERDLREALGQQAFTLHYQPQVDLDTGTLRGFEALLRWQHPVQGAVPPAKFIPVAEESSLIVPLGAWVLREACRQVAAWQHLQPGLTVSVNVSPVQFNKQNFTSTVREALEATGLPARCLVLELTERTVLQDVAAATRQLGRLRALGVRISLDDFGTGQSSLGLLRHIPIDDLKIDRSFLPQPGDTAVTRRKASALIATLITLGQALQFHVVGEGVETGEQRDLLARLGCPAGQGYHLGRPVPAAEVEALLLGNRSANPCPGLVNG